One Halobacterium zhouii genomic region harbors:
- a CDS encoding aldehyde dehydrogenase family protein, with protein sequence MSDLELTDADWNVQYIDGEWVPLGDRDTIDVEDPSTRDTFATVPAGTEDDVDAAYEAAADAQSEWAAKPPQQRASVVRGARDLLKEHRDDILDLLAAESGTTRTKGFAEFYTSVGITGEAASFPTRISGDHRDSTVEGKENLVVREPKGVVGVISPWNFPLNLSIRAVAPALATGNSVVLKPASNTPVTGGLLLAKLFEAAGLPEGVLNVVTGKGSEVGDRIAGHPESDVVAFTGSTAVGRQVASTAAEHLATPAMELGGNNVHVVTDDADLDQAVDAGVFGSFLHSGQVCISINRHLVHEDVYDEYVERLADRAAELPTGSAHDGNTIVGPIIDESQRDQMLEFVEETVDAGATLETGGGHDGLVVEPTVLSNATNDMSAACNEHFGPIAPVIPFSDDEEAIEMANSTEYGLSGSVHAGDLGRARDIADRIDTGMIHINDQPINDEPHVPFGGVGDSGMGRYNGESVMEEFTEQKWISIQREDRDYPF encoded by the coding sequence ATGTCCGACCTCGAATTGACGGACGCCGACTGGAACGTACAGTACATCGACGGCGAGTGGGTGCCACTGGGTGACCGCGACACCATCGACGTCGAGGACCCTTCGACCCGGGACACGTTCGCCACCGTCCCCGCCGGCACCGAGGACGACGTCGATGCCGCCTACGAGGCCGCCGCCGACGCCCAGTCGGAGTGGGCAGCGAAGCCACCACAGCAGCGAGCGTCCGTCGTTCGAGGTGCCCGCGACCTTCTGAAGGAGCACCGAGACGACATTTTGGACCTGCTCGCCGCCGAATCCGGAACCACGCGCACGAAGGGGTTCGCGGAGTTCTACACGTCCGTCGGCATCACCGGCGAAGCCGCCTCGTTCCCCACGCGCATCTCCGGTGACCACCGCGACTCCACCGTCGAGGGCAAGGAGAACCTCGTCGTCCGCGAGCCGAAGGGCGTCGTCGGCGTCATCTCGCCGTGGAACTTCCCGCTGAACCTCTCGATTCGCGCCGTCGCGCCCGCGCTCGCCACCGGGAACAGCGTCGTCCTCAAGCCCGCCTCGAACACACCCGTCACGGGCGGCCTGCTCCTCGCCAAACTGTTCGAAGCCGCGGGCCTCCCCGAGGGCGTGCTCAACGTCGTCACCGGGAAGGGCTCCGAGGTCGGCGACCGCATCGCCGGCCACCCCGAGAGCGACGTCGTCGCGTTCACCGGTTCGACCGCGGTCGGCCGCCAGGTCGCGTCCACCGCAGCCGAGCACCTCGCCACGCCCGCAATGGAACTCGGCGGGAACAACGTCCACGTCGTCACCGACGACGCCGACCTCGACCAAGCGGTCGACGCCGGCGTGTTCGGTTCGTTCCTCCACTCGGGACAGGTTTGTATCTCCATCAACCGCCACCTCGTCCACGAGGACGTCTACGACGAGTACGTCGAGCGCCTCGCCGACCGCGCCGCGGAACTCCCCACCGGCAGCGCACACGACGGCAACACCATCGTCGGCCCCATCATCGACGAATCACAGCGCGACCAGATGCTCGAGTTCGTCGAGGAGACCGTCGACGCCGGCGCGACGCTGGAGACGGGCGGCGGCCACGACGGCCTCGTCGTCGAACCCACGGTGCTCTCGAACGCCACCAACGACATGTCCGCGGCGTGCAACGAACACTTCGGCCCCATCGCCCCCGTCATCCCGTTCAGCGACGACGAGGAAGCCATCGAGATGGCGAACTCGACGGAGTACGGACTCTCCGGCAGCGTCCACGCCGGCGACCTCGGCCGCGCACGCGACATCGCCGACCGCATCGACACCGGGATGATTCACATCAACGACCAGCCCATCAACGACGAACCCCACGTCCCCTTCGGCGGCGTCGGCGACTCCGGCATGGGCCGCTACAACGGTGAATCCGTCATGGAGGAGTTCACCGAACAGAAGTGGATCAGTATTCAGAGAGAAGATCGGGACTATCCCTTCTAA
- a CDS encoding GNAT family N-acetyltransferase — protein MNERIYPDEPTRPFDPPPRSFEDGDGRAIEIRDLADSDFDPVVAMYDDFDPADRAQGVPPVGEERVREWLEKLLEGDGYNVVAWHGDRTVGHATLVPDGGAAYELAIFVHQDYQGAGIGTELIEALLGAGQTDGVELVWLTVERWNRAAVALYEKMGFETVAAESFELEMAVRLNESANDAD, from the coding sequence ATGAACGAGCGCATCTATCCGGACGAGCCGACGAGGCCCTTCGACCCGCCGCCGCGGTCGTTCGAGGACGGGGATGGCCGCGCCATCGAGATCCGGGACCTCGCAGACAGCGACTTCGACCCGGTCGTGGCGATGTACGACGACTTCGACCCGGCTGACCGCGCGCAGGGCGTGCCGCCGGTTGGCGAGGAGCGCGTGCGCGAGTGGCTGGAGAAACTCCTCGAAGGTGACGGATACAACGTGGTGGCGTGGCACGGCGACCGGACGGTCGGGCACGCGACGCTCGTACCGGACGGCGGAGCGGCGTACGAACTCGCCATCTTCGTCCACCAGGACTACCAGGGCGCGGGCATCGGCACGGAACTCATCGAGGCGCTGCTGGGCGCGGGGCAGACCGACGGCGTCGAACTGGTGTGGCTTACGGTCGAGCGGTGGAACCGGGCGGCGGTCGCGCTGTACGAGAAGATGGGGTTCGAGACGGTGGCCGCCGAGAGCTTCGAACTGGAGATGGCGGTGCGGCTGAACGAGTCCGCGAACGACGCCGATTAG
- a CDS encoding DUF5807 family protein translates to MSDYDAYLAGDRPDHVALYLSESYVSDVSDLANREDAERVDDGVVLVVDGERGRNVFQSITGMAAMDFSSAAMDNPGHVNAALDGGDCPAATDDANENHHVEFVFSFAEAENQDVGGLYAEGDVIHAYAYCACGETYSDKWIAGER, encoded by the coding sequence GTGAGCGACTACGACGCCTACCTCGCTGGCGACCGGCCCGACCACGTCGCACTCTACCTCTCCGAGTCGTACGTCTCGGACGTGTCGGACCTCGCGAACCGCGAGGACGCCGAGCGCGTAGACGATGGTGTCGTGCTCGTCGTCGACGGCGAGCGCGGCCGCAACGTCTTCCAGTCCATCACGGGCATGGCCGCGATGGATTTCAGTTCTGCTGCAATGGACAACCCTGGACACGTGAACGCCGCGCTGGACGGCGGTGACTGCCCGGCAGCGACCGACGACGCAAACGAAAACCACCACGTCGAGTTCGTCTTCTCGTTCGCGGAAGCCGAGAATCAGGACGTCGGCGGGCTCTACGCGGAGGGCGACGTCATCCACGCGTACGCGTACTGCGCGTGCGGGGAGACGTACTCGGACAAGTGGATCGCGGGCGAGCGCTGA
- a CDS encoding universal stress protein: MPLEVDTVLVPVDGTEASVSATEYAVAVAERYDAAVHALYVLGETVARGIDAGDVAEDDVADETSAFVADIEALAPPSVPIDSSIAYGFSTSRKLHHPGSVILDAAEDVDADFLVVPREGMRGDAADVLEKSAEYVLLYASQPVLSV, translated from the coding sequence ATGCCCCTCGAAGTGGACACCGTCCTCGTGCCCGTGGACGGCACGGAGGCGTCCGTCTCGGCCACCGAGTACGCCGTCGCCGTCGCAGAGCGCTACGACGCCGCCGTCCACGCGCTGTACGTTCTCGGAGAGACGGTCGCGCGAGGCATCGACGCGGGCGACGTGGCAGAGGACGACGTCGCCGACGAGACGAGCGCGTTCGTCGCGGACATCGAGGCGCTCGCGCCCCCGAGCGTCCCCATCGACTCCTCTATCGCGTACGGCTTCTCGACCTCCCGGAAACTCCATCACCCGGGCAGCGTCATCCTGGACGCCGCAGAGGACGTCGACGCCGACTTCCTCGTCGTCCCGCGCGAGGGAATGCGCGGGGACGCCGCCGACGTCCTCGAGAAATCCGCCGAGTACGTCCTCCTGTACGCCAGCCAGCCGGTTCTCTCGGTCTAA
- a CDS encoding nitrite/sulfite reductase — protein sequence MATDVEQWKDEVYGNEIREHLFEFAEQGWKSIPEDEQDAWFERFKWWGLYHQRQGQESYFMMRIGTPNGVLEPGQLRTIAEVADEYARGPVENPEFGEAYCDWTTRQSVQLHWIRLEDVPDIFEKLESNGLSTQQACGDSWRNIVGCPVAGKDTHEHVDAWPVVEELNETFKGSDDHSNLPRKWKVSVTGCEQGCGQGDINDLAFEPAEKDGELGFNVRVGGGLARKEPRFARNVDVWVPPERVSDVAGGVSALFRDHGDRDDRFNARVKFLVDEWGPEKVRRVLQEEYVDWELRTAGEDLRDEYTYNSGGSHSDHVGVHEQPDGRYYVGLNVLVGRMGVDDVFELAALADDYGSGEVRLTQRQNVIVTDVPEDRLDEFLDEELLGDYSPDPSPFMRGSIACTGTEFCSLSIVETKNRQVRYARWLKENADLPADVENFHIHLSGCTASCAQPQIADVSLRGMKTRKDGEAVEALDVGLGGGLGEEPQFARWVTHRVPVDEVPGYLVNLIDAFSDERDDGESFREFAARHSEEELAALAEPEETDYDDPYMHNTKLTWYPYAEEDDMDASPVTSDD from the coding sequence ATGGCGACCGATGTAGAGCAGTGGAAAGACGAGGTCTACGGCAACGAGATACGGGAGCACCTGTTCGAGTTCGCCGAGCAGGGCTGGAAGAGCATTCCCGAGGACGAACAGGACGCCTGGTTCGAGCGCTTCAAGTGGTGGGGGTTGTACCACCAGCGGCAGGGCCAGGAGTCGTACTTCATGATGCGCATCGGAACGCCGAACGGTGTTCTGGAACCGGGGCAACTCCGGACGATCGCGGAGGTCGCCGACGAGTACGCGCGCGGCCCGGTGGAGAACCCCGAGTTCGGGGAGGCGTACTGCGACTGGACGACCCGCCAGTCCGTCCAGCTCCACTGGATTCGCCTGGAGGACGTCCCCGATATCTTCGAAAAACTGGAGTCGAACGGGCTCTCCACCCAGCAGGCCTGCGGTGACTCCTGGCGGAACATCGTCGGCTGTCCGGTCGCCGGGAAGGACACCCACGAGCACGTGGACGCGTGGCCGGTTGTAGAGGAACTCAACGAGACGTTCAAGGGAAGCGACGACCACTCGAACCTCCCCCGCAAGTGGAAGGTGTCGGTCACGGGCTGCGAGCAGGGCTGTGGCCAGGGTGACATCAACGACCTCGCGTTCGAACCCGCCGAGAAGGACGGCGAGCTCGGTTTCAACGTTCGCGTCGGCGGTGGCCTCGCTCGAAAGGAACCGCGCTTCGCGCGGAACGTAGACGTCTGGGTTCCCCCGGAGCGAGTGAGCGACGTTGCGGGCGGCGTCTCCGCGCTGTTTCGCGACCACGGCGACCGGGACGACCGCTTCAACGCCCGCGTGAAGTTCCTCGTGGACGAGTGGGGACCGGAGAAGGTTCGCCGCGTCCTCCAGGAGGAGTACGTCGACTGGGAGCTTCGGACGGCGGGCGAGGACCTCCGCGACGAGTACACGTACAACTCGGGTGGCAGCCACAGCGACCACGTCGGCGTCCACGAACAACCCGACGGCCGCTACTACGTCGGCCTGAACGTGCTCGTGGGCCGCATGGGCGTCGACGACGTGTTCGAACTCGCGGCCCTCGCGGACGACTACGGCTCGGGCGAGGTCCGACTCACGCAGCGCCAGAACGTCATCGTCACGGACGTACCCGAGGACCGCCTCGACGAGTTCCTCGACGAAGAGCTGCTGGGCGACTACTCACCCGACCCGAGTCCGTTCATGCGCGGGTCCATTGCGTGCACGGGAACGGAGTTCTGCTCGCTGTCCATCGTCGAGACGAAGAATCGCCAGGTGCGGTACGCGCGTTGGCTCAAGGAGAACGCTGACCTCCCGGCCGACGTGGAGAACTTCCACATCCACCTCTCGGGCTGCACGGCGTCCTGCGCGCAGCCCCAGATCGCCGACGTGAGTCTCCGCGGGATGAAGACCCGGAAGGACGGCGAAGCCGTCGAGGCCCTGGACGTCGGTCTAGGCGGCGGACTCGGAGAGGAGCCGCAGTTCGCGCGCTGGGTGACCCACCGCGTTCCCGTCGACGAGGTGCCGGGGTACCTCGTGAACCTCATCGACGCGTTCAGCGACGAACGTGACGATGGCGAATCCTTCCGTGAGTTCGCCGCGCGCCACTCCGAGGAGGAACTCGCGGCGCTCGCGGAACCCGAGGAGACCGACTACGACGACCCCTACATGCACAACACGAAGTTGACGTGGTACCCGTACGCGGAAGAGGACGACATGGACGCGAGCCCCGTCACGAGTGACGACTGA
- a CDS encoding DHH family phosphoesterase, with amino-acid sequence MKDWVIDDEDLPLERKSLLPGKGFFIPDDIAEERKDREVEARAEGASVLVVADPDADGLACAAIVREVYGEAALVPAGPHELEDGLRRAAEYGEDGARVFVCDLCPDEFRYVEDELAYLVEAAGEVRWFDHHQWTEETAEAVREAGVDLVVGDSEEECTADVAVRSIEEDVPRHLEELAAVTRDHDLWLKEDPRSDDLADYSYWSDADEYMDVVQEHGADLPEDVMEYLAERRVEKEELIERAVDRAALKEVDEWTVGVTYGRCSQNEVAEALREQGADAAVIVKPSGSASIRGTETFERAHEVARQVSGGGHPKAAGCKPHIYEDMMDYANHWTTQGAVTKQVILDAFRNLPDEPAEE; translated from the coding sequence ATGAAAGACTGGGTCATCGACGACGAGGACCTCCCCCTGGAGCGGAAATCGCTGCTCCCCGGGAAGGGCTTCTTCATCCCCGACGACATCGCTGAGGAGCGAAAGGACCGCGAAGTCGAGGCACGCGCCGAGGGCGCGAGCGTGCTCGTCGTCGCGGACCCCGACGCGGACGGACTGGCGTGCGCGGCCATCGTCCGCGAGGTGTACGGCGAAGCGGCGCTCGTTCCTGCCGGCCCGCACGAACTCGAGGATGGCCTTCGTCGCGCCGCCGAGTACGGCGAGGACGGCGCGCGCGTGTTCGTCTGTGACCTCTGCCCGGACGAGTTTCGGTACGTCGAGGACGAACTCGCGTACCTCGTCGAAGCGGCGGGCGAGGTGCGGTGGTTCGACCACCACCAGTGGACCGAGGAGACCGCCGAGGCCGTCCGCGAGGCGGGCGTCGACCTCGTCGTCGGCGACTCCGAGGAAGAGTGCACGGCGGACGTGGCGGTTCGCTCCATCGAGGAGGACGTGCCGCGACATCTGGAGGAACTCGCGGCCGTCACGCGCGACCACGACCTCTGGCTGAAGGAAGACCCGCGCAGCGACGACCTCGCGGACTACTCCTACTGGTCGGACGCCGACGAGTACATGGACGTCGTCCAGGAGCACGGCGCTGACCTCCCGGAGGACGTGATGGAGTATCTCGCAGAGCGCCGCGTCGAGAAAGAGGAACTCATCGAGCGCGCAGTCGACCGCGCGGCGTTGAAGGAAGTAGACGAGTGGACCGTCGGCGTGACGTACGGGCGCTGCTCACAGAACGAGGTCGCCGAAGCGCTCCGCGAGCAGGGCGCGGACGCGGCAGTCATCGTGAAGCCCTCGGGGAGCGCGAGCATCCGCGGCACGGAGACGTTCGAGCGCGCGCACGAGGTCGCACGCCAGGTCAGCGGCGGCGGCCACCCGAAGGCCGCTGGCTGCAAGCCCCACATCTACGAGGACATGATGGACTACGCGAACCACTGGACGACCCAGGGCGCAGTAACGAAACAGGTCATTCTCGACGCGTTCCGGAATCTGCCTGACGAACCCGCCGAAGAGTAG
- a CDS encoding DUF6360 family protein, with amino-acid sequence MPERVLPVNAYTTLDLAAYEAEGHGWLDESHAVVDVATEDGQVILELEADGADTSLDAHADRLRLDADDARTLAAALDDAAEQL; translated from the coding sequence ATGCCCGAGCGCGTTCTCCCCGTCAATGCGTACACGACCCTCGACCTGGCGGCGTACGAGGCGGAGGGTCACGGCTGGCTCGACGAGTCCCACGCCGTCGTCGACGTCGCAACCGAGGACGGCCAGGTCATCCTCGAACTCGAGGCAGACGGGGCTGACACCTCCCTCGACGCGCACGCGGATCGTCTCCGCCTCGATGCGGACGACGCCCGCACGCTCGCTGCTGCGCTCGACGATGCGGCCGAGCAGCTCTGA
- a CDS encoding DUF5806 family protein, whose product MPEHDAPRPSPDDWDLSPAVRPLEEPDPEPERNVPQDVREYNRFSKMDGAQYERVNEFMRDRTYITAREWAIARLCADFRTETGVEMTKIGENLPELIPFMTGSYSPQAVNQARSAFEEKVRMAGATFLYGAMCDFFTADELDDLMYEVTEVAKFLLEVEGVDLAVEEELDAEERISSVMRDVRQASDELRHDHAECPNCGHELTAED is encoded by the coding sequence ATGCCCGAACACGACGCGCCGCGCCCGTCACCCGACGACTGGGACCTCTCGCCGGCCGTCCGCCCGCTCGAGGAACCCGACCCCGAACCCGAGCGGAACGTCCCGCAGGACGTCCGCGAGTACAACCGCTTCTCGAAGATGGACGGCGCGCAGTACGAGCGCGTGAACGAGTTTATGCGCGACCGTACGTACATCACTGCTCGCGAGTGGGCGATAGCGCGTCTCTGCGCTGACTTCCGCACGGAGACCGGCGTCGAGATGACGAAGATCGGGGAGAACCTCCCCGAACTCATCCCGTTCATGACGGGGTCGTACAGCCCCCAGGCGGTCAACCAGGCCCGGTCGGCGTTCGAGGAGAAGGTCCGGATGGCGGGCGCCACGTTCCTCTACGGCGCGATGTGCGATTTCTTCACCGCTGACGAACTCGACGACCTGATGTACGAGGTGACGGAGGTCGCGAAGTTCCTCCTCGAAGTGGAGGGCGTCGACCTCGCCGTCGAGGAGGAACTCGACGCCGAGGAGCGCATCTCCTCGGTGATGCGGGACGTGCGGCAGGCCAGCGACGAACTCCGACACGACCACGCGGAGTGCCCGAACTGCGGGCACGAACTGACCGCCGAGGACTAG
- a CDS encoding MBL fold metallo-hydrolase, producing MDLRFLGGAREIGRSALLVDDSLLIDYGMEGGNPPRYPADVDPDAVVVSHGHLDHAGLLPALLAGDSRPPIHWTPPTRDLARLLAKDTLKLQGGRYDCPFTHAELARLGEVSETHGYRESFEAAGYEVTFYDAGHIPGSAHVLIDDGDTRLLYTGDFNTADQRLLSGTTARPDADVVVCEATYSDVTRPERATIEEQFARSVEQTLHEGGTVVVPAFAVGRTQEAMMVCEAYGIDCYVDGMGVAVTDRFKHTPGFLRDPEAFRRACGHARFLDKSTRDEQRKRIADQHAAIVTTAGMLAGGPAMTYIPAIAGNPQHKVAFTGHQVEGTPGHDLLKTGSAEIDGRHMRVAARVEGHDFSAHADRDGLLDFLDSYRDADVLVNHGDRCPAFAAELRDAGFDASAPENGTGIEL from the coding sequence ATGGACCTGCGGTTCCTCGGCGGCGCGCGCGAAATCGGCCGGAGCGCCCTCCTCGTCGACGACTCCCTCCTCATCGACTACGGAATGGAGGGCGGCAACCCGCCGCGGTACCCCGCCGACGTCGACCCGGACGCCGTGGTCGTGAGCCACGGCCACCTCGACCACGCGGGACTGCTTCCCGCGCTCCTCGCGGGCGACAGCCGGCCGCCGATACACTGGACGCCGCCAACACGGGACCTCGCGCGCCTGCTCGCGAAGGACACACTCAAACTGCAGGGCGGGCGCTACGACTGCCCGTTCACGCACGCGGAACTCGCACGCCTCGGGGAGGTGTCCGAGACCCACGGCTACCGTGAGTCCTTCGAGGCAGCCGGCTACGAGGTGACGTTCTACGATGCCGGGCACATCCCCGGCAGCGCGCACGTCCTGATCGACGATGGCGACACCCGACTCCTCTACACGGGCGATTTCAACACCGCCGACCAGCGACTGCTCTCCGGCACCACTGCCCGCCCCGACGCCGACGTGGTCGTCTGCGAAGCCACGTACTCGGACGTCACGCGACCAGAGCGCGCGACGATAGAAGAGCAGTTCGCGCGCTCCGTCGAGCAGACGCTCCACGAGGGCGGCACTGTCGTCGTCCCCGCGTTCGCGGTCGGCCGCACCCAGGAAGCGATGATGGTGTGTGAAGCCTACGGCATCGACTGCTACGTCGACGGCATGGGCGTCGCCGTCACCGACCGGTTCAAACACACACCTGGATTCCTGCGCGACCCCGAGGCGTTTCGCCGAGCCTGCGGCCACGCGCGCTTCCTCGACAAGTCGACGCGGGACGAACAGCGGAAGCGGATCGCCGACCAGCACGCCGCCATCGTGACGACGGCGGGGATGCTCGCGGGCGGCCCTGCGATGACCTACATCCCCGCTATCGCGGGCAACCCCCAGCACAAGGTCGCATTCACGGGCCACCAGGTCGAGGGGACCCCCGGACACGACCTGCTGAAGACCGGGAGTGCCGAAATCGACGGGCGACACATGCGCGTCGCGGCGCGGGTCGAAGGCCACGACTTCTCCGCGCACGCTGACCGAGACGGCCTGCTCGACTTCCTCGACTCGTACCGGGACGCCGACGTGCTCGTGAACCACGGTGACCGCTGTCCGGCGTTCGCGGCGGAGTTACGCGACGCGGGGTTCGACGCGAGCGCGCCAGAGAACGGCACCGGCATCGAACTCTGA
- a CDS encoding DUF7119 family protein — MTDGSSPPSGRESPVGDPVVRGDERVTGERASDAVSFDPDDPERVADAKDTVSAFASGDLGASELDVLRGAAACGALVRATGSYSVAASEAGDHVDVTFVRKWARVHDLPRPIRQHVARGTIPPSAAKHIARVSGDARYELAWAVIDHDLTVRNVRSAASAVNDGQDPDDALADHGVTPGELAVTLPADVHRDLHQHTSTIDRDADDVVADALREYLDTA, encoded by the coding sequence ATGACCGACGGTTCATCGCCGCCCAGCGGTCGAGAGTCCCCCGTCGGAGACCCGGTCGTACGGGGCGACGAACGCGTCACCGGCGAGCGCGCTAGCGACGCCGTCTCGTTCGACCCGGACGACCCTGAGCGCGTCGCTGACGCGAAAGACACCGTGAGCGCGTTCGCGAGCGGCGACCTCGGAGCGAGCGAACTCGACGTGCTCCGCGGCGCCGCCGCGTGTGGCGCGCTCGTCCGCGCGACCGGTTCGTACAGCGTCGCCGCCAGCGAAGCCGGCGACCACGTCGACGTGACCTTCGTCCGGAAGTGGGCGCGCGTCCACGACCTGCCGCGGCCCATCCGACAGCACGTCGCTCGCGGCACCATCCCGCCGAGCGCCGCCAAACACATCGCTCGCGTGAGCGGTGACGCGCGCTACGAACTGGCGTGGGCTGTCATCGACCACGACCTCACCGTCAGAAACGTTCGGAGTGCCGCCAGCGCCGTCAACGACGGCCAGGACCCCGACGACGCGCTCGCGGACCACGGTGTGACACCAGGCGAGCTCGCGGTCACGCTCCCCGCCGACGTCCACCGCGACCTCCACCAGCACACGTCCACCATCGACCGCGACGCCGACGACGTCGTCGCGGACGCGTTGCGGGAGTACCTCGACACCGCGTGA
- a CDS encoding universal stress protein, translating into MKVLLGIGGTEDSISALEKTVSRAVEAGDELTVAVVENPESDRDPEDVVAAAREELENAGLPVDVRRLSGDPGSSIVELAESEGFEQIVLGGGERSPMGKIRLGHIAEFVIVNSQVTVTLAR; encoded by the coding sequence ATGAAGGTACTGCTGGGCATCGGGGGCACCGAGGACTCCATCTCCGCCCTCGAGAAGACCGTCTCGCGGGCGGTCGAGGCTGGCGACGAGTTGACGGTGGCGGTCGTGGAGAACCCGGAGAGCGACCGCGACCCCGAGGACGTCGTCGCGGCGGCCCGCGAGGAACTCGAGAACGCCGGACTCCCGGTCGACGTCAGACGACTCTCGGGCGACCCCGGGAGTAGCATCGTCGAACTCGCGGAGAGCGAGGGGTTCGAGCAGATCGTGCTCGGCGGTGGCGAGCGCAGTCCGATGGGGAAGATCCGCCTGGGCCACATCGCCGAGTTCGTCATCGTGAACTCCCAGGTGACGGTGACACTGGCCCGTTGA
- a CDS encoding universal stress protein, with protein MIETVVIATDGSESVGRAVDVALDLAGRFDASVHALYVLEESEVEGAPDEVRDDMRTALEERGEEAVAAVRDTSSGDVETAVREGRPAAEIAQYARDVDANVVATGTRGRHGENRFLIGSVAERVVRTCPVPVLTVRQLDEAA; from the coding sequence ATGATAGAGACGGTTGTCATCGCGACCGACGGCTCGGAGAGCGTCGGTCGAGCGGTGGACGTGGCCCTCGACCTCGCGGGTCGCTTCGACGCGAGCGTGCACGCGCTGTACGTTCTCGAGGAGAGCGAAGTGGAAGGGGCGCCAGACGAAGTCCGTGACGACATGCGGACGGCCCTGGAGGAGCGCGGCGAGGAAGCGGTCGCGGCAGTTCGGGACACCAGCAGTGGCGACGTAGAGACGGCGGTTCGAGAGGGGCGACCGGCGGCCGAAATCGCGCAGTACGCCCGCGACGTCGACGCGAATGTGGTCGCCACGGGCACGCGAGGCCGCCACGGCGAGAATCGCTTTCTCATCGGGAGTGTCGCCGAACGCGTCGTCCGGACGTGTCCGGTGCCGGTGCTGACGGTTCGGCAACTCGACGAGGCGGCGTAA
- a CDS encoding M20/M25/M40 family metallo-hydrolase, with translation MDDLREFVAEFVSFESTEGEEGEAAAWFADRLDEFGFETHEWEADADRLAGHPSFPDDPGDIDVAGRPSVGGVLEFGDPDAGKTVVLNGHLDVVPAERDVWTTDPFEPTWNSDELTARGAADMKSDLAACVFAARQLADQQHGETTHELDGRVVVEGVVGEESGGVGAAAAALDNPYSFERDAAIVAEPTELTPVVASEGCVMKRLRLAGRSAHAATPWRGESVLPQFEAIEDAFADLAAEREERVTHDLYEEFPTKWPVVCGTVEAGDWPSTVPASLTAEWRIGVAPGESVADVEAEFEARLREVASEREWLREHPPEFERFSVQFEPAEIDPDEPVVRAVQRGMERHGLADTEPRGVTYGADARHYVGAGIPAVIFGPGSIEQAHFPDETIDFREVEAAVDVLAAAVREFLPERRSE, from the coding sequence ATGGACGACCTGCGGGAGTTCGTGGCGGAGTTCGTCTCCTTCGAGTCCACGGAGGGTGAGGAGGGCGAGGCGGCGGCGTGGTTCGCCGACCGACTCGACGAGTTCGGCTTCGAGACGCACGAGTGGGAGGCGGACGCCGACCGGTTAGCCGGGCATCCGTCGTTCCCCGACGACCCCGGCGACATCGACGTCGCGGGGCGACCGAGTGTGGGTGGCGTTCTCGAGTTCGGGGACCCCGACGCGGGGAAGACGGTGGTGCTGAACGGCCACCTCGACGTCGTGCCGGCGGAGCGCGACGTGTGGACGACGGACCCGTTCGAACCGACGTGGAACAGCGACGAGTTGACGGCGCGTGGCGCGGCGGACATGAAATCCGACCTGGCGGCGTGCGTGTTCGCGGCGCGACAGCTCGCGGACCAGCAACACGGTGAAACGACGCACGAACTCGACGGGCGAGTGGTCGTCGAGGGCGTCGTGGGGGAGGAGTCCGGCGGCGTCGGTGCGGCGGCCGCGGCTCTCGACAACCCGTATTCGTTCGAGCGGGACGCCGCCATCGTCGCGGAGCCGACGGAACTCACGCCCGTGGTTGCCTCGGAAGGCTGCGTGATGAAGCGACTCCGTCTCGCGGGGCGGTCGGCCCACGCCGCGACGCCGTGGCGCGGCGAGTCGGTGCTCCCGCAGTTCGAGGCGATCGAGGACGCGTTCGCGGACCTCGCCGCGGAGCGCGAAGAACGCGTCACACACGACCTCTACGAGGAGTTCCCGACGAAGTGGCCGGTGGTCTGCGGGACCGTCGAGGCGGGCGACTGGCCGTCGACGGTGCCGGCGTCGCTCACGGCTGAGTGGCGAATCGGTGTCGCGCCCGGGGAGTCGGTGGCTGACGTCGAAGCCGAGTTCGAGGCGCGACTGCGCGAGGTCGCGTCGGAACGCGAGTGGCTTCGCGAACACCCGCCCGAGTTCGAGCGGTTCTCCGTGCAGTTCGAGCCAGCCGAGATCGACCCGGACGAACCGGTCGTGCGCGCGGTCCAGCGCGGGATGGAACGGCACGGACTCGCGGACACCGAGCCGAGGGGCGTGACGTACGGCGCGGACGCCCGTCACTACGTCGGGGCGGGGATTCCGGCGGTCATCTTCGGGCCGGGGAGCATCGAGCAGGCGCACTTCCCGGACGAGACCATCGACTTCCGCGAGGTGGAGGCGGCGGTGGACGTGCTCGCGGCCGCCGTCCGGGAGTTCCTCCCGGAACGTCGCTCGGAGTAG